One genomic segment of Rubeoparvulum massiliense includes these proteins:
- the selB gene encoding selenocysteine-specific translation elongation factor: MSFTYTIGIAGHIDHGKTSLTRALTHRDTDRLPEEKRRAITIEVGYAPLKLSNGETVGVIDVPGHERFIRQMIAGVAGIDLVVLVIAADEGVMPQTIEHVEILQLLGMKKGIIVLSKVDLVDEDWLYMVEEDVRSFCEHSFLDGAPILRINSLTGAGVDQLKTTIADQLANIPLRDIHSPVRMPIDRVFTVKGVGTVVTGTIYEGYIDEGKNYEVLPQGKQVRIKQLQSYYQPTKRSFAGQRTACNLGGMEKEEIKRGDVIAEVEAFTPTQRIDVSLHVLSTLDFSSKQRSLVRFHTGTQECLGHLIFFDRNEASPGDEVLCQLLLEEPVVVKKDDHFIIRRPTPMTTIGGGQVIEPHADKHRFGEATIIEIQRKREADPSQLLFVKLEELSPILSTELVKQIQLSDEEYQSQLAQLIEEELVVKVDNKNSSTNPWLTAASYGDRLQRMMEEQLGGFHRLYPLRQGISKATLKDKLNLPNQFTSFFDGFLQILCEKLVVKIKDDKISLRDFEPQLTSDLKKQIDEVLNHLKDQGIEVSPWSLYWQPFNWKQELIDEVTYFLLDQRLVQRLNDDLIVSEEALEAARLKLHSAFPTSFTLQDAKGILPYSRKYLVPLLEWLDREGWTRRREQERFWIK, encoded by the coding sequence ATGTCATTTACATATACCATTGGTATTGCAGGTCATATCGATCATGGAAAAACAAGTCTAACACGTGCTTTAACTCATCGTGATACAGATCGTCTACCAGAAGAGAAGCGCCGCGCGATCACCATTGAGGTTGGCTATGCTCCATTAAAGCTCTCCAATGGTGAAACAGTAGGCGTCATTGATGTGCCTGGACATGAACGATTTATCCGCCAGATGATTGCCGGTGTTGCAGGCATTGATCTGGTCGTTTTAGTGATTGCCGCTGATGAAGGGGTAATGCCCCAGACCATCGAGCATGTAGAGATTCTTCAATTATTAGGTATGAAAAAAGGAATTATTGTCCTTTCAAAGGTGGATTTAGTAGATGAAGATTGGCTGTACATGGTGGAAGAGGATGTTCGTTCATTCTGTGAGCACTCCTTCCTTGATGGTGCGCCCATCCTACGGATCAATAGTCTCACCGGTGCTGGCGTTGATCAGTTGAAAACCACCATTGCAGATCAGTTGGCTAATATTCCCCTACGGGATATTCATAGCCCTGTACGAATGCCTATCGATCGTGTGTTTACTGTAAAAGGGGTTGGTACTGTAGTGACCGGTACCATCTATGAAGGATATATCGATGAAGGTAAGAATTATGAAGTATTGCCACAAGGCAAGCAGGTTCGGATTAAACAACTCCAATCCTATTATCAACCAACGAAGCGTTCTTTTGCCGGGCAACGCACCGCGTGTAATTTGGGAGGCATGGAGAAGGAAGAGATCAAGCGTGGAGATGTGATCGCTGAAGTGGAAGCCTTTACTCCTACTCAGCGGATCGATGTCAGCCTTCATGTTCTGTCTACCCTGGATTTTTCCAGTAAGCAACGAAGTCTTGTTCGTTTTCATACTGGGACACAGGAGTGTTTAGGCCATCTTATCTTTTTTGACCGTAATGAAGCGAGTCCAGGTGATGAGGTACTCTGTCAACTGCTACTTGAAGAGCCAGTGGTTGTAAAAAAAGATGATCACTTTATCATTCGCCGTCCTACCCCTATGACGACCATCGGAGGAGGGCAAGTGATTGAGCCACATGCCGACAAGCATCGCTTTGGTGAAGCTACGATCATTGAGATCCAAAGAAAACGTGAAGCAGATCCAAGTCAGCTTCTCTTCGTAAAATTGGAAGAATTAAGTCCAATTCTATCTACAGAACTGGTGAAGCAGATCCAATTATCCGATGAAGAGTATCAGAGCCAACTGGCACAACTTATCGAAGAGGAATTAGTAGTTAAGGTGGATAACAAAAATAGCTCTACGAATCCTTGGCTGACTGCTGCAAGCTATGGCGATCGACTACAACGAATGATGGAAGAGCAATTAGGTGGGTTTCATCGTCTATACCCTTTACGACAAGGAATTTCCAAGGCAACATTGAAGGATAAATTGAACCTGCCTAATCAATTTACCTCTTTTTTTGATGGCTTTTTACAGATTTTATGTGAAAAACTTGTAGTAAAAATCAAAGATGACAAAATTTCGCTAAGGGATTTTGAACCACAATTGACATCAGATCTGAAGAAACAGATTGATGAGGTACTTAATCACCTGAAAGATCAAGGAATCGAAGTAAGTCCATGGTCACTCTATTGGCAGCCATTTAACTGGAAGCAAGAGCTGATTGATGAGGTGACCTATTTCTTGTTGGATCAGCGATTGGTTCAACGGCTTAATGATGATCTAATTGTGAGTGAAGAAGCCTTAGAAGCTGCTCGTCTTAAGCTTCATTCTGCATTTCCTACCTCTTTTACGCTCCAAGATGCTAAGGGAATTTTACCCTATTCACGTAAATACCTAGTACCTCTGTTGGAATGGTTGGATCGTGAGGGATGGACAAGACGAAGAGAGCAGGAAAGATTTTGGATAAAATAG
- a CDS encoding ABC transporter ATP-binding protein encodes MNYDDEELYGEEKVASSQVLKRLLGYAVLYKKQLLWAFIALLLGTAADVLGPILIKIFIDDYLTPRIFPWQELVFLASGFLALHLISVTLLYYQIFSFQKIAMWIIHRLRNDVFGKVQYLGLRFFDKTPGGSLVSRITNDTEAIKDFYVSVLSVYVQGFIFIVMTFLAMFYLDVRLALVTIIFIPVIVAIMAFYRRISTKLYHQSRKKLSQLNAKLNESLQGMYMIQAFRQEKRMQQEFGGINDEHYRAMIRIIRLNALLLRPAVELAQLLTLILLLSFFGWRAMLGPFEIGVLYVFINYLNRLYEPIINMAFRLSVFQQAFVAGSRVFGLMDETEMAPQQEGDPEANPIITKGEIQFKDVTFSYDGVTPVLKNISFTAKPGETVALVGHTGSGKSSIINLLMRFYPIEQGEILIDGVPLTNYKDEELRNKIGLVLQDPFLFVGDVKFNIRLHHKEISDEEVKEAAHFVQAHHFIEQLEKGYEHPVAERGSTFSSGQRQLLSFARTMVMDPKVLVLDEATASVDTETEEAIQAALEKMRRGRTTIAIAHRLSTIQDADQILVLHQGEIVEQGTHQSLLEQQGYYYKMYVLQQGIHEETSEIKAQPKVNLG; translated from the coding sequence ATGAATTATGATGATGAGGAACTGTATGGTGAAGAGAAGGTAGCAAGCTCACAGGTATTGAAGCGTCTTCTTGGCTATGCCGTTCTTTATAAAAAACAATTGCTATGGGCCTTCATTGCGCTTCTTTTGGGAACAGCTGCCGATGTGTTAGGTCCCATCCTAATCAAGATCTTTATCGATGATTATCTAACGCCTAGAATCTTTCCGTGGCAAGAGCTTGTGTTCTTGGCCAGTGGATTTTTAGCGCTTCACCTGATTTCAGTAACGCTTCTCTATTATCAAATATTCTCGTTCCAGAAAATCGCCATGTGGATTATTCATCGTTTACGAAATGACGTATTTGGTAAGGTTCAATATCTGGGATTGCGTTTCTTTGATAAAACGCCAGGAGGGAGTCTTGTTTCACGGATTACCAATGATACCGAAGCGATTAAGGACTTCTATGTCAGTGTTCTCTCTGTTTATGTGCAGGGGTTCATCTTTATCGTCATGACCTTCCTCGCCATGTTTTACCTCGATGTTCGCTTAGCATTGGTAACCATCATCTTTATTCCGGTTATCGTTGCCATCATGGCGTTTTACCGACGCATTAGTACGAAGCTCTATCATCAAAGTAGAAAAAAGTTGAGTCAATTAAATGCGAAGTTAAACGAGTCCCTACAAGGGATGTATATGATTCAGGCATTTAGGCAAGAGAAACGGATGCAACAGGAGTTTGGTGGCATCAATGATGAGCATTACCGTGCAATGATCCGAATTATTCGGCTCAATGCCTTATTACTTCGTCCCGCAGTAGAACTGGCTCAATTACTTACTCTGATTCTCTTACTCTCATTCTTTGGATGGCGAGCGATGCTTGGACCATTTGAGATCGGTGTTCTCTATGTCTTTATTAACTATCTTAATCGCTTATATGAGCCCATTATTAATATGGCCTTCCGTTTATCTGTATTTCAGCAAGCATTCGTTGCCGGAAGTCGGGTATTTGGGCTCATGGATGAGACAGAGATGGCACCACAGCAAGAAGGCGACCCTGAGGCGAATCCCATCATTACAAAAGGAGAGATCCAATTTAAGGATGTCACCTTCTCCTATGATGGTGTGACACCAGTTCTAAAAAATATTTCCTTTACAGCAAAGCCAGGAGAGACTGTTGCTCTCGTAGGACATACAGGGAGTGGAAAGAGCTCCATTATCAATCTGCTTATGCGTTTTTATCCCATCGAGCAAGGGGAAATCCTCATTGATGGCGTACCACTAACGAACTACAAGGATGAGGAGCTTCGGAATAAAATCGGCTTGGTGTTACAGGATCCCTTCCTCTTTGTTGGAGATGTGAAGTTTAATATTCGCCTCCATCATAAGGAGATTAGTGATGAAGAGGTAAAGGAGGCTGCTCATTTTGTGCAGGCACATCATTTTATTGAACAGCTCGAGAAGGGCTATGAGCATCCTGTTGCTGAGCGCGGTTCTACTTTTTCTAGTGGTCAACGGCAATTGCTCTCCTTTGCTAGAACCATGGTGATGGATCCGAAGGTGCTCGTACTCGACGAAGCTACAGCCAGTGTAGATACAGAGACTGAGGAAGCGATTCAAGCAGCTCTGGAGAAAATGCGACGTGGACGTACTACCATCGCCATCGCCCATCGCCTTTCTACCATTCAAGATGCCGATCAGATTCTCGTTCTTCATCAAGGTGAGATTGTTGAACAGGGTACGCACCAAAGCTTACTAGAGCAGCAGGGCTATTACTATAAGATGTATGTCCTGCAGCAAGGGATTCATGAGGAGACTTCAGAGATAAAAGCACAGCCAAAAGTAAATTTAGGCTAG
- a CDS encoding ABC transporter transmembrane domain-containing protein: protein MQIFRQLLWFFRMEKKAYLLGILFLVLVAILQLFPPYVVRQIIDHIEYQTLTWHILGKWIGLMLLTGGFIYLFQFSWRLNIFGSSIRLGRLLRNRLYQHFTKMSPKFFQERRIGDLMAHSTNDIYAIQGAAGDGILTLVDSITLGSLVIGVMAVLNWKLTLLVLLPMPFLIMVERYFGKLLHERFHDAQEAFSALNDKVQENISGMRVIKAFGQEEAEKETFQQQSDDVVRKNLRVAKIEALFDPSILLIVGFSFFLAVAIGGYFVYQDQMTIGELTQFTMYLGQLIWPMLAFGYLFNVLERGRASYDRVSSLLAVPADIVNQEGAFARPPAGNICYEIQHYQYPTANRPTLEEIHFQLSQGATLGIVGKTGSGKTTLLRLLLREFEGMEGQISIGDHPIDAYTLDALRGSIGYVPQDHFLFTATIAENIAFAKVDASREEIINAAKIAAVHEEISKFHQGYETLVGERGITLSGGQKQRISIARAVLLNPEILILDDSLSAVDAKTEEHILRELRNNREGKTTLISAHRLSAIQHAELILVLDQGRIIERGTHEQLMAANGWYAITYRSQQMEASLEGRRAANEL, encoded by the coding sequence ATGCAAATTTTTCGTCAGCTATTATGGTTTTTCCGGATGGAGAAGAAAGCCTATCTCTTGGGAATCCTTTTCCTTGTACTTGTGGCCATTCTTCAGCTCTTTCCGCCCTATGTGGTCCGTCAGATCATCGATCATATTGAGTATCAGACATTGACATGGCATATCCTTGGGAAATGGATCGGATTGATGCTTCTTACTGGAGGATTCATCTATCTCTTTCAATTCTCTTGGCGGTTGAATATTTTTGGATCTTCCATTCGTTTAGGACGTCTCTTGCGAAATCGTCTCTATCAGCATTTTACCAAGATGTCACCGAAGTTTTTCCAAGAGCGAAGGATCGGCGACCTCATGGCTCACTCCACCAATGATATCTATGCGATTCAAGGTGCAGCAGGCGATGGAATTTTGACTTTAGTTGATTCGATTACACTGGGAAGCTTAGTGATCGGTGTGATGGCAGTATTAAACTGGAAGCTTACACTCCTGGTTTTATTGCCGATGCCATTTTTAATCATGGTGGAGCGCTATTTTGGGAAGCTCCTTCATGAACGTTTTCACGACGCTCAAGAAGCCTTTTCTGCATTAAATGATAAGGTACAAGAGAATATCTCCGGAATGCGTGTGATCAAAGCTTTTGGTCAAGAAGAGGCGGAAAAGGAGACATTCCAGCAGCAATCTGATGATGTGGTAAGGAAGAATCTCCGTGTTGCCAAAATCGAAGCCTTATTTGATCCATCCATCTTATTGATCGTTGGTTTTTCTTTTTTCCTTGCTGTGGCTATTGGTGGTTATTTTGTCTACCAAGACCAGATGACCATTGGCGAGCTGACACAGTTTACCATGTATCTGGGACAGCTGATTTGGCCCATGTTAGCCTTTGGCTATCTCTTTAATGTTCTTGAACGTGGTAGAGCTTCCTATGATCGTGTAAGTAGCTTATTAGCAGTACCTGCAGATATTGTGAATCAAGAAGGGGCATTCGCTCGGCCTCCTGCAGGGAATATTTGCTACGAGATTCAACACTATCAGTACCCTACGGCTAACCGTCCCACTCTCGAAGAGATTCACTTTCAATTATCGCAGGGTGCTACGCTAGGTATTGTAGGAAAAACAGGAAGTGGGAAAACAACCTTACTCCGCTTATTACTTCGTGAATTTGAAGGGATGGAAGGGCAGATTTCCATTGGTGACCACCCCATTGATGCATATACGCTAGATGCATTACGGGGATCCATCGGCTATGTACCGCAAGATCATTTTCTCTTCACTGCAACCATTGCGGAGAATATTGCTTTTGCAAAAGTGGATGCTTCACGGGAAGAGATTATTAACGCAGCAAAAATCGCTGCTGTTCATGAGGAAATTAGTAAATTTCATCAAGGCTACGAAACGTTGGTTGGAGAACGGGGAATCACCCTCTCTGGTGGTCAAAAGCAACGGATCTCCATTGCACGGGCTGTTTTACTCAATCCTGAGATCTTAATTCTTGATGATTCTCTATCTGCTGTTGATGCGAAGACGGAGGAGCATATCTTGCGCGAGCTTCGCAATAATCGTGAAGGAAAAACCACCTTGATCTCCGCTCATCGCTTAAGCGCCATACAACATGCAGAGCTAATTTTAGTCCTAGATCAAGGAAGAATCATCGAACGGGGTACTCATGAACAGTTAATGGCTGCCAATGGATGGTATGCAATCACGTACCGAAGTCAACAGATGGAAGCCAGTCTAGAAGGGAGGAGGGCTGCCAATGAATTATGA
- a CDS encoding YiiX/YebB-like N1pC/P60 family cysteine hydrolase — protein sequence MKMKKWIAGTAMALAITFVFPLFSNAQGLNVMPQGHPQHDQAFSMKEMEVIKQRYIQDLAIIEDAELLYLQDQQELAEAIKNNTATKTWAKFETLNNIETSSSRLGTVGDILVAYNYRWGNLNVAFVGHAAIVSNNNARTVESFPKTGVQYFTNDWKAKSKVYGLWVKGATTTKYKNAASYAQNQIGKKYNWNFVNKFATDKFYCSQLVWRAWYNQGINVDYIKVDTIVTPMELAKSNNTTIFYHRG from the coding sequence ATGAAAATGAAAAAGTGGATTGCTGGTACAGCAATGGCTTTAGCCATTACTTTTGTTTTCCCCCTCTTTTCCAATGCCCAGGGCTTAAATGTTATGCCTCAAGGTCATCCTCAACATGATCAAGCTTTCTCCATGAAGGAAATGGAAGTGATTAAACAACGGTATATTCAAGATCTTGCGATCATCGAAGATGCTGAACTGCTCTACCTTCAAGATCAGCAAGAGCTTGCAGAGGCAATCAAAAATAATACAGCTACAAAAACATGGGCTAAGTTCGAAACCCTAAATAACATCGAAACATCAAGCTCTCGCCTTGGTACAGTAGGTGACATTCTTGTTGCCTATAACTATCGTTGGGGTAACCTCAATGTTGCTTTCGTTGGTCATGCTGCCATCGTAAGCAATAATAATGCGCGGACTGTAGAGTCCTTTCCAAAGACCGGTGTGCAATACTTCACCAATGACTGGAAAGCAAAATCCAAAGTTTACGGCCTTTGGGTAAAGGGCGCTACCACAACAAAATATAAAAATGCTGCATCCTATGCACAAAACCAAATCGGTAAAAAATACAACTGGAACTTCGTCAATAAATTCGCCACAGATAAATTCTATTGCTCACAATTAGTATGGCGTGCTTGGTACAATCAAGGAATTAATGTAGATTACATTAAGGTGGATACCATTGTAACGCCCATGGAGCTTGCGAAGTCGAATAATACGACGATCTTTTATCACCGCGGTTAA
- a CDS encoding cation diffusion facilitator family transporter, with product MQNDNHEIENRSHDHDHMHEHVHEHQHGHSHHHGHAHHRSMNQKSLRIALGITSFILIVEVIGGWLTNSLALLSDAGHMFSDAGSLALSLVAFRLATRPPSPDKTYGLYRFEILAALFNGATLFLITGIIIWEAWKRLFAPPEVAGGMMMVIAAIGLVANLLSATVMHRMGDVKENVNLRGAYLHVLSDALGSVGAILAGLAIMLFQWYWADPIISIVVAVLIFRSAWGLVYETVHILLEGTPSSIEMEQVVQLLLAIPGVHNVHDLHCWTITSGMDSLSCHLLVDDDVDEQVVLQEAIHRIEEHCKIQHTTIQVEKSHLQHAETEF from the coding sequence ATGCAGAATGATAATCATGAGATAGAGAATAGATCCCATGATCACGATCATATGCATGAACATGTTCATGAACACCAGCATGGGCATTCCCATCATCATGGACATGCTCATCACCGCTCAATGAATCAGAAAAGCTTACGGATCGCCTTAGGCATTACATCTTTTATTCTCATTGTTGAAGTTATTGGTGGTTGGTTGACCAATAGTTTAGCGCTTCTATCTGATGCAGGACATATGTTTTCTGATGCTGGATCGCTAGCCCTGAGTCTCGTTGCATTTCGTCTTGCTACGAGACCACCATCTCCTGATAAGACCTATGGTTTATATCGCTTTGAAATATTGGCTGCACTTTTTAATGGTGCAACATTGTTCTTAATTACTGGTATTATTATTTGGGAAGCATGGAAACGTCTCTTTGCACCTCCTGAAGTGGCAGGAGGGATGATGATGGTCATTGCAGCGATCGGACTGGTGGCCAACCTACTTAGTGCGACTGTGATGCATCGTATGGGTGACGTAAAGGAAAATGTGAATCTTCGTGGTGCATATTTACATGTACTGAGTGATGCTCTTGGATCTGTTGGTGCAATCCTTGCTGGCTTAGCCATCATGCTCTTTCAATGGTATTGGGCCGATCCCATTATTAGTATTGTCGTTGCTGTCCTTATCTTTCGCAGTGCATGGGGACTGGTGTATGAAACCGTCCATATTCTACTGGAAGGGACTCCATCATCAATTGAAATGGAGCAGGTCGTTCAATTACTCTTAGCCATACCTGGTGTGCATAATGTTCACGATCTCCATTGCTGGACGATTACCTCAGGAATGGACTCATTAAGCTGTCATCTGCTAGTGGATGATGATGTAGATGAGCAGGTTGTTCTGCAGGAAGCAATTCATCGAATTGAGGAACATTGTAAGATTCAGCATACAACGATTCAGGTTGAAAAATCTCATCTACAGCATGCTGAAACAGAATTTTAA
- the trpS gene encoding tryptophan--tRNA ligase, giving the protein MSVIFSGVQPSGTITLGNYLGAIRRFVPLQEEHQCFYCIVNQHAITVPQDPAILRQNTRNLAALYLAAGIDPAKATLFVQSEVPEHALLGWVMTSISYVGELERMTQYKDKIAGRGESIPAGLLTYPPLMAADILLYQADYVPVGDDQKQHIELTRNLAERFNNRFGEVFTIPDIHAAQVGARIMSLQEPTKKMSKSDPNQNATIFVLDEPDQIIKKMKRATTDSDTQIRFDKENKPGISNLISILSICTGKNVAKIEAEYEGKGYGQFKQDVGEAVVELLRPLQEKYHEYIQSNYIDEVLDAGAIKAHEVAAKTMQRVNEVMGLARK; this is encoded by the coding sequence ATGTCTGTTATTTTTTCAGGAGTTCAGCCAAGTGGAACCATTACACTCGGGAATTATCTTGGTGCAATTCGTCGCTTTGTTCCACTTCAAGAAGAACATCAATGCTTCTACTGTATCGTAAATCAGCATGCCATTACTGTACCACAAGATCCAGCTATACTTCGACAAAACACCCGTAATCTTGCTGCACTCTACTTAGCAGCAGGCATTGATCCAGCCAAAGCGACACTCTTTGTGCAATCGGAGGTTCCAGAGCATGCACTGCTAGGATGGGTTATGACCTCCATCTCCTATGTCGGTGAATTGGAACGTATGACACAGTATAAGGATAAGATTGCAGGCCGTGGCGAATCCATTCCTGCTGGATTATTGACCTATCCACCTTTGATGGCAGCAGATATTCTTCTCTATCAGGCAGATTATGTACCTGTGGGAGACGATCAAAAGCAACATATTGAATTGACGCGTAATCTAGCAGAACGATTCAATAATCGTTTTGGTGAAGTTTTCACCATCCCAGATATTCATGCTGCTCAAGTGGGTGCTCGAATCATGTCCTTACAAGAGCCTACGAAGAAAATGAGTAAATCGGATCCCAATCAGAATGCAACAATTTTTGTCTTGGATGAACCTGATCAAATTATTAAGAAGATGAAACGGGCTACCACTGATTCGGATACGCAGATTCGCTTTGACAAAGAAAATAAGCCAGGTATCTCTAACCTGATCTCCATTCTTTCTATCTGCACTGGGAAAAATGTTGCTAAGATTGAAGCAGAGTATGAAGGAAAAGGTTATGGTCAATTTAAACAAGATGTAGGGGAAGCAGTTGTTGAATTATTACGTCCCTTACAAGAGAAATATCATGAATATATTCAAAGTAATTATATCGATGAAGTTCTCGATGCCGGTGCGATTAAAGCCCATGAGGTGGCAGCGAAAACCATGCAACGAGTAAACGAGGTAATGGGACTCGCACGAAAATAG
- a CDS encoding uracil-DNA glycosylase, with the protein MNKAILKNDWAPLLEAEFTKPYYQRLRQFLIEEYRGHIVYPNMYDIFAALHLTSYHDTKVVIIGQDPYHGPGQAHGLSFSVQPGVKAPPSLQNIFKELHDDLDCTMPDHGCLIPWAEQGILLLNTVLTVRQSQANSHHGQGWEIFTDQVIRCLNQRDEPVVFILWGRNAQEKINLINTEHHYVIQSAHPSPFAAHRGFFGSKPFSKTNAFLRTHGIQEIDWQLPPRETVEKRLASF; encoded by the coding sequence ATGAATAAAGCAATTCTTAAAAATGATTGGGCGCCATTATTAGAAGCAGAATTTACAAAACCATATTATCAACGCTTACGTCAATTCCTCATTGAGGAGTATCGTGGACATATTGTGTATCCCAATATGTACGATATTTTCGCTGCTTTACACCTAACCTCATATCATGATACGAAAGTAGTCATCATCGGACAGGATCCTTATCATGGACCAGGACAAGCCCATGGATTAAGCTTCTCAGTTCAACCAGGGGTGAAGGCGCCACCTTCCTTACAAAATATTTTTAAGGAACTCCATGATGATCTCGATTGTACCATGCCTGATCATGGCTGTTTAATACCTTGGGCTGAACAAGGGATATTATTGTTAAATACTGTTCTAACAGTCCGTCAGTCACAAGCAAACTCACATCATGGTCAAGGCTGGGAGATTTTCACCGATCAAGTGATTCGCTGTCTGAACCAAAGAGATGAGCCTGTTGTTTTTATCTTATGGGGTAGGAATGCGCAAGAAAAAATTAACTTGATTAATACGGAGCACCATTATGTAATTCAATCTGCTCATCCTAGTCCTTTTGCTGCTCATCGTGGCTTTTTTGGCAGTAAACCATTCTCAAAAACCAACGCATTTCTAAGAACTCATGGTATCCAAGAAATCGATTGGCAATTACCCCCAAGAGAAACTGTAGAAAAAAGACTTGCATCTTTTTAA
- a CDS encoding DsbA family protein produces the protein MKQKNSWTCDVTTGECSTSEHEVEVIKLQEMPSKIKILYYTDPICSACWGLEPYLRRLEVEYGGFFDMEYRMGGLLPSWEGFMDAANGIGKPADVATHWEELGQATGMPIDGGVWLENPLHSSFPPSLAYLAARNQSVELAQRYLRRLREMVFLEKRNIAEEETIYEAARQIGLNMERFQQDFHHPDTAERFQTERREGARFGVRGFPSLLFFSAAGDGLKVTGIQSFSTYVNALSQVLGRDVEPKFEQGPITYWLQHYPLLASKEIAELQHRSISDVEAELHALAVEGKVQVHPVNEGYYWSLQ, from the coding sequence TTGAAGCAAAAAAATAGCTGGACATGTGACGTGACTACTGGGGAATGTAGCACATCAGAACATGAAGTGGAAGTAATCAAGCTACAGGAAATGCCTTCTAAGATAAAGATTCTTTATTACACCGATCCCATTTGTTCGGCCTGCTGGGGACTAGAACCCTACCTTCGTCGTTTAGAGGTAGAATATGGGGGTTTTTTTGATATGGAATACCGAATGGGTGGCCTCTTACCTAGTTGGGAGGGGTTTATGGATGCTGCCAATGGCATTGGGAAACCAGCAGATGTAGCTACCCATTGGGAAGAGCTCGGTCAAGCAACGGGTATGCCCATCGACGGAGGCGTTTGGCTAGAGAATCCTCTCCACTCTTCCTTTCCCCCTTCCCTTGCCTATCTCGCTGCAAGGAATCAAAGTGTAGAATTAGCGCAACGCTATCTCCGACGGCTTCGGGAAATGGTCTTTCTGGAGAAACGAAATATCGCAGAGGAGGAAACCATTTACGAAGCAGCACGACAAATTGGCTTGAACATGGAACGATTTCAGCAAGACTTTCACCATCCAGATACCGCTGAGCGCTTTCAGACAGAACGTCGCGAAGGTGCACGCTTTGGCGTCCGTGGCTTCCCGTCGCTTCTCTTCTTCTCTGCAGCAGGAGATGGCTTAAAGGTAACTGGAATTCAGTCCTTTTCCACATATGTCAATGCACTTTCTCAGGTATTAGGAAGAGATGTAGAGCCAAAATTTGAGCAAGGACCCATTACCTACTGGCTTCAACACTATCCATTACTAGCTAGCAAAGAGATCGCTGAACTCCAGCATCGCTCTATCTCTGACGTGGAAGCAGAGCTTCATGCCCTTGCTGTTGAAGGGAAGGTCCAGGTCCATCCTGTGAATGAAGGATATTATTGGTCATTACAATAA